From a region of the Alnus glutinosa chromosome 1, dhAlnGlut1.1, whole genome shotgun sequence genome:
- the LOC133865903 gene encoding eukaryotic translation initiation factor 4B2-like produces the protein MSTNPWGGGIGTWAADAEAEELQAAAAAATAKAESSSQSFPSLKEAVSGKPKKKKMTLSEFTMGNYSADKALTRDEILRLPTGPKERSAEEMQYGRLGGGFPSYGRSGSSAGRGRDREDGDGSWGGGARRSYGGFDDERRGQPPSARVSDFDQPSRADEVDNWALTKKPLPSLDSGRQNRYGSLGGGSRADEVDTWTVGKKPLPSRSSTFGSGFRESGQEPDRWARGGGGFRDSERERPRLVLDPPSGDSGVNEPPVKTNRPNPFGAARPREDNLAEKGLDYKKLELEFEAKKASAGTPTSAHSSRPSSAQSSQSEGQGLHQGIENVVKPRPKVNPFGDAKPREVLLEERGQDWRKIELELEHRRVDRPETEEEKKLKEEIDHLKELERESTIKTKRESLQEPGGDQSSLSDVIVLKEKELEALIRDLDDKIRFGQKALERPGSRPGSRPGSGAGRAPGFPERPPSRSGSIEETRSMDFMDRPQSRGAGDVWSRPSDDRRSFGAGRDRGFLGNRDLNRSRSRERW, from the exons ATGTCGACAAACCCCTGGGGTGGTGGCATCGGAACATGGGCCGCAGACGCCGAGGCCGAGGAGCTCCAGGCGGCGGCTGCTGCAGCCACCGCTAAAGCCGAGTCGTCGTCGCAGAGCTTCCCGAGCCTCAAGGAAGCCGTGAGCGgcaagcccaagaagaagaagatgacgcTCTCGGAGTTCACCATGGGCAACTACTCCGCCGACAAGGCCTTGACCCGCGACGAGATACTACGCCTCCCGACCGGCCCCAAAGAGCGCTCCGCAGAGGAAATGCAGTACGGCCGCCTCGGAGGCGGCTTCCCGTCCTACGGGCGTTCCGGGTCTTCGGCGGGTCGGGGCAGGGACCGCGAAGACGGAGACGGGTCCTGGGGCGGTGGGGCCCGGAGGTCCTACGGTGGGTTCGATGATGAGCGTAGGGGTCAACCGCCTTCGGCTAGGGTTTCGGATTTCGATCAGCCTTCGAGGGCGGACGAGGTCGATAACTGGGCATTGACGAAGAAGCCTCTTCCATCGCTCGATTCTGGTCGGCAGAACCGGTACGGGTCGCTCGGAGGCGGGTCTAGGGCTGACGAAGTCGACACTTGGACGGTTGGGAAAAAGCCTCTTCCCTCTAGATCTTCCACATTCGGTTCGGGGTTTCGCGAATCGGGTCAGGAGCCCGATCGCTGGGctagaggaggaggaggatttCGTGATAGCGAGCGGGAACGGCCCAGATTGGTGTTGGATCCTCCGAGCGGGGATTCGGGCGTGAACGAACCACCGGTGAAGACGAATAGGCCCAATCCGTTCGGGGCGGCGCGGCCAAGGGAGGACAATCTGGCCGAGAAGGGTTTGGATTATAAGAAGTTGGAATTGGAGTTTGAGGCCAAGAAAGCTAGTGCGGGGACGCCGACGAGCGCACACTCGAGCAGGCCGTCCAGCGCGCAGTCGAGCCAGTCCGAGGGTCAGGGCCTGCATCAGGGGATTGAGAATGTAGTGAAACCGAGGCCGAAGGTGAACCCTTTTGGGGATGCAAAGCCGAGGGAGGTTTTGCTTGAGGAGCGAGGCCAGGATTGGCGAAAGATTGAACTTGAATTGGAGCATCGCCGCGTAGACAG GCCTGAAACAGAGGaggaaaagaaattgaaagaagaaatagaTCATTTAAAGGAACTTGAGAGAGAATCTACCATAAAAACAAAGAGGGAATCTCTACAGGAGCCTGGTGGAGATCAATCCAGTTTATCTGATGTAATAGTTCTCAAAGAAAAGGAATTGGAAGCACTGATTCGCGATTTGGATGACAAAATTCGCTTTGGGCAGAAAGCTCTTGAAAGGCCTGGTTCCAGGCCTGGTTCTAGGCCTGGTTCTGGAGCAGGCAGGGCACCTGGTTTTCCTGAGAGGCCACCTTCTCGATCTGGGTCAATTGAGGAAACTAGAAGTATGGATTTCATGGATAGGCCTCAATCGCGCGGTGCAGGGGATGTGTGGTCAAGGCCTTCTGATGACAGAAGATCATTTGGAGCTGGCAGGGACAGAGGATTTCTAGGCAACAGAGACTTGAACAG GTCAAGGTCGAGGGAGAGGTGGTGA
- the LOC133865911 gene encoding GDSL esterase/lipase At5g14450-like, translating into MDHWVRLINLGRRWRGPWALTKCVEAVAVLVFLAIGFSAFVAIRRRGRTLGQIKFGDSTHCDFPAIFNFGDSNSDTGGKSAAFDRLLSPNGDTFFGKPSGRYCDGQVLVDFIAEKLGLPYLNAYLDSIGTNFRHGANFATGGSTIQPVDAKIYDMGFSPISLDIQLLQFEQFKARTIELYKEGGSSYIKSSLPRPEDFAKALYTLDIGQNDLHGGFWSMTEKQVLASIPNIINRFALALEKLYQLGARAFWIHNTGPIGCLPYDVIYYAPKSENKDQSGCVKSHNEVAKEFNRKLQERVSQLRAQLPDAILTYVDIFSAKYSLISQAKKLGFANPLGSCCGGYGVDDVECGKTAIVNGTEVFGASCSNPSVYISWDSIHYSHAANKWVANQILNGNLSDPAVPITKACRKPILL; encoded by the exons ATGGACCACTGGGTAAGACTCATCAACCTCGGCAGGAGATggaggggtccttgggcactaaCCAAGTGTGTTGAAGCAGTGGCTGTTTTAGTTTTTCTAGCCATTGGGTTCTCAGCTTTCGTGGCAATTAGACGCCGTGGAAGAACTCTTGGTCAAATCAAATTTGGTGATTCAACTCATTGTGATTTCCCGGCGATATTCAACTTCGGTGATTCGAACTCCGACACGGGAGGAAAATCAGCGGCGTTTGATCGGCTTCTCTCTCCCAACGGGGACACCTTCTTTGGTAAACCATCGGGGAGGTACTGCGACGGACAAGTCCTCGTTGATTTTATAG CTGAGAAGTTGGGATTACCATACTTGAATGCATATCTGGATTCTATTGGGACAAATTTTCGACATGGAGCAAATTTTGCTACAGGAGGGTCTACGATTCAGCCAGTAGATGCCAAAATATATGACATGGGTTTTAGCCCCATATCTCTTGATATACAGCTTTTGCAGTTTGAACAATTCAAAGCGCGAACCATTGAGCTATACAAGGAAG GTGGAAGCTCGTACATCAAAAGCAGTCTCCCAAGACCAGAGGACTTTGCCAAGGCTTTGTACACATTGGATATTGGACAGAATGATCTTCATGGTGGGTTTTGGTCTATGACAGAGAAGCAAGTACTGGCATCAATACCAAATATCATCAATCGATTTGCCCTGGCACTAGAG AAACTATACCAACTAGGAGCAAGAGCATTTTGGATACATAATACAGGTCCTATTGGCTGCTTGCCCTATGATGTTATATATTATGCTCCAAAGTCGGAAAATAAGGACCAAAGTGGTTGCGTGAAGTCCCACAATGAGGTTGCCAAAGAATTTAACAGGAAGCTCCAGGAGAGGGTGTCCCAACTTAGAGCGCAACTTCCAGATGCAATTCTTACTTATGTTGACATTTTCTCAgctaaatattctttaatttctcAAGCAAAGAAGCTTG GTTTTGCTAATCCACTTGGGTCCTGTTGCGGGGGTTATGGGGTTGACGATGTGGAGTGTGGGAAGACGGCAATAGTGAATGGGACAGAAGTCTTTGGGGCTTCATGCAGCAATCCTTCAGTCTACATTAGTTGGGATAGCATACATTATTCTCATGCTGCAAATAAATGGGTAGCCAACCAAATTCTTAACGGCAACCTCTCAGACCCTGCAGTCCCCATTACCAAAGCCTGTAGAAAGCCTATTCTTTTGTGA
- the LOC133865918 gene encoding GDSL esterase/lipase At3g26430-like — protein sequence MHIIFSLVISIALLPSPTISITKCDFPAIFNFGDSNSDTGGLSAAFGQAPPPNGETYFHSPAGRYSDGRLVIDFIAESLGLPYLSAYLDSVGSNFNHGANFATAGSTIRPQNTTMSQSGYSPVSLDVQFVQFSDFHRRSQIFNKKGEVFEKLLPKEDYFSEALYTFDIGQNDLTAGYKLNMTTEQVKAYVVPDVLGQFSNIIMYIYGQGGRSFWIHNTGPVGCLPYILDRFLVAAAQLDEYGCASPFNEVAQYFNRRLKEAVVQLRKELPEAVITYVDVYAVKYTLITQAKKYGFQHPLVACCGHGGKYNFNRYVKCGAKKTINGKEILMANSCKDPSVRVNWDGVHFTEAANKWIFGQIADGSFSDPPISLQIACQRI from the exons ATGCATATTATCTTTAGCCTAGTAATTTCAATAGCATTACTTCCAAGTCCTACCATCTCCATAACCAAATGCGATTTTCCGGCCATCTTCAACTTCGGTGACTCAAATTCAGACACCGGAGGTTTGTCGGCAGCATTTGGACAAGCCCCTCCACCCAATGGGGAAACATACTTCCATTCTCCAGCAGGACGGTATTCTGATGGACGTCTAGTAATTGATTTCATAG CGGAAAGCTTGGGACTACCTTATCTTAGTGCTTATCTGGACTCTGTGGGTTCAAACTTTAACCATGGAGCCAATTTTGCAACTGCTGGATCAACTATCAGACCTCAGAACACAACCATGTCACAGAGTGGATATAGTCCGGTTTCATTAGACGTCCAGTTTGTTCAATTCTCAGATTTTCACAGAAGATCccaaatatttaacaaaaaag GAGAAGTCTTTGAGAAATTGTTGCCCAAGGAGGATTATTTCTCTGAAGCTCTGTACACCTTTGACATTGGCCAAAACGATCTCACTGCTGGTTACAAACTCAACATGACCACTGAACAAGTTAAGGCATATGTTGTCCCTGATGTATTGGGCCAGTTCTCAAATATCATTATG TACATATATGGTCAAGGAGGAAGATCATTTTGGATACACAACACAGGCCCAGTGGGCTGTCTGCCATACATTTTGGACCGCTTCCTCGTCGCAGCGGCCCAATTAGATGAATATGGGTGCGCCAGCCCGTTCAATGAGGTGGCCCAGTATTTTAACCGCAGATTGAAAGAAGCCGTAGTCCAACTCAGGAAAGAGCTTCCAGAGGCCGTAATCACCTATGTTGATGTCTACGCAGTGAAGTACACCCTCATTACCCAAGCCAAAAAATATG GATTCCAGCATCCTCTTGTAGCATGCTGTGGGCATGGTGGGAAATATAATTTCAACCGGTACGTGAAATGTGGGGCCAAGAAGACTATCAACGGTAAAGAGATTTTGATGGCAAATTCGTGCAAAGATCCATCGGTTCGGGTTAATTGGGATGGGGTCCATTTCACCGAGGCCGCAAACAAGTGGATATTCGGACAAATAGCTGATGGCTCATTTTCGGatccaccaatttcattgcaaatAGCTTGTCAAAGGATATAA